Within Cellulophaga sp. L1A9, the genomic segment AATCTCTATTTTTTACGCATGATGAAGGCAGCATTATAAATAAAATTATCCAGAATATATACTTAAATAAAATTGATGTATTTGCCATAGTATAATTAAAAACTTATTGCAAAATTTAAAAAATAGGTCCTTCCGTAACCATACCAATATTTTGGTGCAAAAGACGGAGTGCCACTCAAAGCATCTTGTTTCAGCTGCCCATAATTTCCATTCCTACTTTGTTCATACCCCCCTGATCTAAAAGCAGTATCAAAAACATTATTTACACTAGCAAAAACACTAATATACTTTCCACTTTTTAACCACGATTTACCACCCACCAAATTGAGTAAATAAAAATTATCTAATGGTTTTTGCTTTAGTAACGCTGCAACATTTTCATCGGTGGCGTCCGGGAAGTTTATTCCCGTTTCTGGGTCTATATAAAAACTCTTTGTTCTAGTAATCGTAGATATATTGGAATAGTTATTCGCTAAATAATTTGCCGTTGCCCCGATCCACCAATATTTAGGATCGCGATAATTTATTCCAAGAGCAAATGCTTTTTGTGGACCTTGCGCTAATTTGTAATCTTTAATGTTCGCTAAGCCTAAATCTTTACTCCCTTCCAAATTTATAAGTTCTTCCTCTGCATCTGCGGTATCAAAATTTATAGTAACATTAGGGTTATTTGCAAAAACATATTTACCTATTGCAGCAACCGCTGTTAGTTGTACGGAAGAAGAAATTTGATACTCTAGTCCAAGCTCTGTGCCCAATTGTAGCTTATCTACATTAGTTAAAACTTCTTGGACAAAATCTGATCCTACCCCTGCATCCACAAAAAAGAAATTTACATCCGTTGCATCTTGAAATCTTGTATAAAAGCCACTAACCCGACCTGTTAATTTTGGATATCGGAAAAAATAGGATCCATCAATACTGGTAATCTTTTCTGAATTTAATTCTGGAACAATTTGATTGTTTTCTCTAGGATTAATAAAAACATTCTGCAACACTGGTGGCTTATGTTGCAGCATAGCATTGGATTCTATCCAGTTACGACCGTTAATCTTATAGGAAACGCCACCTTTAAAACTAAAATTTGAAAAATGAACGTCAGCACTTTTTCCAAAAGAATCGTTTTCATAACGTTGATTTTTGAACAGCCCATTTCTACCATATTTTATAGACTCCCAATGAGCAGCTATAAATCCCTTCCACCCATTCTCCTCATAATTAAGCTGTGCAAAAGTTTCTAATTGTTCCGCTTCCATTTTATAATGGTAATTAAAAATATCATTTTCATATTTTTGCAGCGAGCCATTGCTATTGTTTTGCGTATTTGAAAAAACATCTACATCCTCATGATAATTAGCCCCTAACAAATCATTAATCTCCGCGTAATTCATAGAAGACAAGGATTTATAACCAAACCCGATATCCATTTTAAATTGCTCACCATATGTAATATTTGCTATTGAATTTACCGACAACTGTGTATCTTTTACCACATCATCATACAAAACATACGCAGCTTTATCATTCTCATTCGCTTTATAGAGCTGATCCCAATTAAGTTGTGGATTTATAAGAAATCCTTCTTTCGCAGTATTTGCACTTAAAAAGTTTGCACCAATGGTACTATTGATATAATAACTTGGCAGATATCTATAATATGTAGGATCCGGATTTGGCGCATTATAATATCCTAATCTAGATCTAGAATTAATTCCCCACTGATAGCTTACTCCTGTGTTTAATTTAAAATGACTGGTCTCAAAATTATGATTAAACATTAGAATTGGTTCTGCTATTTTACGTTCTCTAGAATTTCTAATTTCACCCTCCTGTTTGCCCCAATAGGGGTTATACCTACTCCCAATAAGATTAAAAACTTCTTCCGTAACAGCAGAAGACCTTCCTCTTCTATTAGACGCCATTATGCCAGTAAACAATAAGCTATTCTTTGAATTGATCTGGTATTCCACAGCTCCAAAGAAAGAATAAGCATCATAAAGTGTACCTTCAACATATCCCTCTTTAGACCATCTTCTAGAACCAGAAACACTATAACTGAGTCCTTTTTCTGAAACTTTAGAAGTATATGTAGCCATAATCCTTGCCCCATAAGTTCTATTGGATGCGGAAGATGATATCCTAATTCCTGGACGAAATGTTGATGGTCTTGTTGAAATATTTGTGGTACCTAAAGTACCTCCAAAATTATATGCGGATGCTGACAGCCCATTGCTAAATTGCTGATTTCTAGTTACATCATTTAAACCACCCCAGTTGTTCCATTGTGGTCTGCCATCATAAAATTTATTCATGGTTATTCCATTCAGCAATACTTTTCCGTTTTGTGAATCATAGCCTCTAACTCTAAAAAATGCTTGGCCAAAATCAAATGCTGCGCGTTGCAGAAAAATATCCTTGGTTGCCTGCAACAATCCCACAGAACTTGCACTTTGTTCATCATCATGAATCTCTGCCTCTGTTAGCGTTATTAAATTATCTGTTAATTCTGTCCTTATATCCTTCTCTAAATATAAAATTCCTAAATCGATATTTTGTACGCCAACACTAATGGGCACCCTTTTTACAATATAATCTGAAGATTGAAAACTTAGAATATAATCACTCGAATCAGGAAGTATTATTGAGAAAATACCATCTTTATCCGTAAAGGAATAAGTACTAGTTTTTTCGACTATAATACGAATACCAACCAGAGCGTTCT encodes:
- a CDS encoding TonB-dependent receptor, whose protein sequence is MRKIYLFILIFAVYNLCSSQGNSTVTAQVLDKHQKNALVGIRIIVEKTSTYSFTDKDGIFSIILPDSSDYILSFQSSDYIVKRVPISVGVQNIDLGILYLEKDIRTELTDNLITLTEAEIHDDEQSASSVGLLQATKDIFLQRAAFDFGQAFFRVRGYDSQNGKVLLNGITMNKFYDGRPQWNNWGGLNDVTRNQQFSNGLSASAYNFGGTLGTTNISTRPSTFRPGIRISSSASNRTYGARIMATYTSKVSEKGLSYSVSGSRRWSKEGYVEGTLYDAYSFFGAVEYQINSKNSLLFTGIMASNRRGRSSAVTEEVFNLIGSRYNPYWGKQEGEIRNSRERKIAEPILMFNHNFETSHFKLNTGVSYQWGINSRSRLGYYNAPNPDPTYYRYLPSYYINSTIGANFLSANTAKEGFLINPQLNWDQLYKANENDKAAYVLYDDVVKDTQLSVNSIANITYGEQFKMDIGFGYKSLSSMNYAEINDLLGANYHEDVDVFSNTQNNSNGSLQKYENDIFNYHYKMEAEQLETFAQLNYEENGWKGFIAAHWESIKYGRNGLFKNQRYENDSFGKSADVHFSNFSFKGGVSYKINGRNWIESNAMLQHKPPVLQNVFINPRENNQIVPELNSEKITSIDGSYFFRYPKLTGRVSGFYTRFQDATDVNFFFVDAGVGSDFVQEVLTNVDKLQLGTELGLEYQISSSVQLTAVAAIGKYVFANNPNVTINFDTADAEEELINLEGSKDLGLANIKDYKLAQGPQKAFALGINYRDPKYWWIGATANYLANNYSNISTITRTKSFYIDPETGINFPDATDENVAALLKQKPLDNFYLLNLVGGKSWLKSGKYISVFASVNNVFDTAFRSGGYEQSRNGNYGQLKQDALSGTPSFAPKYWYGYGRTYFLNFAISF